The Choloepus didactylus isolate mChoDid1 chromosome Y unlocalized genomic scaffold, mChoDid1.pri SUPER_Y_unloc2, whole genome shotgun sequence genome includes a window with the following:
- the LOC119525956 gene encoding LOW QUALITY PROTEIN: vascular endothelial zinc finger 1-like (The sequence of the model RefSeq protein was modified relative to this genomic sequence to represent the inferred CDS: inserted 1 base in 1 codon; substituted 1 base at 1 genomic stop codon), with protein sequence MEANWTAFLFQVQEASHHQQQAAQNSLLPLLSSAVEXPDQKPLLPIPITQKPQAAPETLKDTIGIKKEKPKTSFVCTYCSKAFRDSYHLRCHESCHTGIKMVSRSKKTPTTVVPLISTIAGDSSRTSLVSTIAGILSTVTTSSLGTNPSSGASSTAMPMTQSVKKPSKPVKKNHACEMCGKAFRDVYHLSRHKLSHLDEKPFGCPICHQRFKRKDRITYHVRSHEGGITKPYTCSVCGKGFSRPDHLSCHVKHVHSTERPFKCQTCTAAFGTKDRLRTHMVRHEGKVSCNICGKLLSAGYITSHLKTHGQSQSINCNTCKQGINKTCMNEETSNQKQXQQQQQQQQQQQQQHVTSWPGKQVESLRLWEEAVKARKKEAANLCQTSTAAATPVTLTTPFNITSSVSFGTMSNPVTVAAAMSMRSPVNVSSAVNITSPMNIGHPVTITSPLSMTSPLILTTPVNLPTPVTAPVNIAHPVMITSPMNLPMPMTLAAPLNIAMRPVESMPFLPQALPTSPPW encoded by the exons ATGGAGGCCAACTGGACCGCGTTCCTGTTCCAGGTCCAGGAAGCCTCCCATCACCAACAGCAGGCAGCACAGAACAGCTTGCTGCCCCTCCTGAGCTCTGCTGTGG CCCCTGATCAGAAACCATTGCTTCCAATACCAATAACTCAAAAACCTCAGGCTGCACCAGAAACATTAAAGGATACCATtgggattaaaaaagaaaaacccaaaacttCATTTGTGTGCACTTACTGCAGTAAAGCTTTCAGGGACAGCTATCACCTGAGGTGCCATGAGTCCTGCCACACAGGGATCAAGATGGTGTCCCGGTCAAAGAAAACCCCCACCACGGTGGTTCCACTTATCTCCACCATCGCTGGGGACAGCAGCCGAACTTCATTGGTCTCCACCATTGCAGGCATCTTGTCAACAGTCACTACATCTTCCTTGGGCACCAACCCCAGCAGCGGTGCCAGCTCCACAGCTATGCCCATGACCCAGTCTGTCAAGAAACCCAGTAAGCCTGTCAAGAAAAACCATGCTTGTGAGATGTGTGGGAAGGCCTTCCGAGACGTATACCACCTCAGTCGGCACAAGCTCTCCCATTTGGACGAAAAGCCTTTCGGGTGTCCTATTTGTCATCAGCGCTTCAAGAGGAAGGACCGGATAACCTACCATGTGAGGTCTCATGAAGGAGGCATCACCAAACCCTATACTTGCAGTGTTTGTGGGAAAGGCTTTTCGAGGCCTGACCACTTAAGCTGTCACGTAAAACATGTCCATTCAACAGAAAGACCcttcaaatgccaaacatgtACTGCTGCCTTTGGCACCAAAGACAGACTGCGGACACACATGGTACGCCACGAAGGCAAGGTATCGTGTAATATCTGTGGGAAACTTCTGAGTGCAGGATACATCACCAGCCACTTAAAGACACATGGGCAGAGCCAAAGTATCAACTGTAATACATGTAAACAAGGCATCAATAAAACATGTATGAATGAAGAGACCAGCAACCAgaagcagtagcagcagcagcagcaacagcagcagcagcagcagcagcagcatgtGACAAGCTGGCCAGGGAAGCAGGTAGAGTCACTGAGACTATGGGAAGAAGCTGtcaaagcaagaaagaaagaagctgctAACCTGTGCCAAACCTCCACGGCTGCTGCGACACCTGTGACTCTCACTACTCCATTCAATATAACATCCTCTGTGTCATTTGGGACTATGTCAAACCCAGTCACAGTGGCAGCTGCAATGAGCATGAGAAGTCCAGTAAATGTTTCAAGTGCAGTTAACATAACCAGCCCAATGAACATAGGGCACCCTGTAACTATAACCAGTCCATTATCCATGACCTCTCCTTTAATACTCACTACCCCAGTCAATCTCCCCACCCCTGTCACTGCCCCAGTGAATATAGCACACCCTGTGATGATCACGTCTCCAATGAACCTGCCCATGCCTATGACATTAGCTGCCCCTCTCAATATAGCAATGAGGCCTGTAGAGAGTATGCCTTTCTTACCCCAAGCTTTGCCTACATCACCACCTTGGTAA